AGAAGAAAAGTAGCCTTTTGTGAAGCTATTTATGAAAATAGTATTGAAATAGAAGGTATAAGAGCTGAATATGCTGCCAATGAGGAGGAAGTAAAGAATTGCTGGGAAAAAGACATAGTTCCAGTAATGATTGATTCAAGAGGGAAAATAATAGAAAAATTTAAACCAGTAGCAGTGGTAGATGGAATACTTGCAAAGAAAAATTTTGGAACTAAAAGAGATATGGCACCAATAACCATAGCTTTAGGACCTGGATTTTCTGCTCCTGAAGATGTAGATATAGTAATAGAAACTATGAGAGGACATAACTTAGGGAGGCTTATAACAGAGGGGACAGCCAGTGCTAACACAGGTATTCCCGGGATAATAGCAGGAATAGGAAAAGAAAGAGTAATTTACAGTGAGTTTAATGGATATATAAAAAATATAGAAAAAATTGGAAGTGTAGTAGAAAAAGGGGATATAATTGCTGTAGTGGGAGAAAATTATATTTATTCACCAATTTCTGGAGTTTTAAGAGGAATAATAAGAGATGGATATAAAGTTTCAGAAGGTTTAAAAATAGCAGATGTAGATCCAAGAATAGAGGAAAAGGAAAATTGTTTTACAATTTCAGATAAAGCTAGGAATATAGGTGGAGCTGTATTAGAAGCTGTTCTTTATTTAAAAAAGATAAAGGGAGTATGATATATGGAGGATAAAATATTAAGTGAGATATATAAAAAAATATCTCAGGGAAAAAAAGCTGCATTAGTAATGGTAACAGAAGCTGTTGGTTCTACTCCACGTAAGTCAGGGGCAATGATGGGAGTCTTTGAAGATGAGATTATAGGAACCATAGGTGGAGGAAATATAGAATATAAAGTTATTCAAAATGCAAGAGAATTTATGAAAACAGGAGAAAGCAGAGAGTTTTCATATAATCTTACAACTGATGATGAACTTCGTATGAACTGTGGAGGAAGTATGAAAGGATTTATAAAAATTTTTATTCCTTCTCCCAAGCTTTTAATATGTGGTGCAGGACATATTGGACAGAAGCTTTTTAATATAGGGAAAAACCTTGAGTTCGATATAAAAATAATAGATGATAGAGAAGAATTAAAAAAAGATGTACCTGAACTTACTTTAGGGAGCTTTGATGAGATACTTAAAAACGAGGAAATAACTGATAATACCTATATAGTCATAGCAACAAGAGGACATGTACTTGATGAAAAAGTTCTTGAGCTAGTAAAAAATAGAGGTGCTAAATATATAGGAATAATAGGAAGCAAAAGAAAAATAACAAATTTAAAAGAAAATCTTGAAAAAATTCTAAAATCAGAGATAATATATACGCACCTATAGGACTAAGAATTTCTAATGGAACACCAGAAGAGATTGCCATAGAAATACTTGCTGAAATATTACAAGTGAAAAATAATGGAGAATTAGTACATAGGTCACTCTTTTAAATTAAAAGGGATTAATATGTTTTCATATTAAAATAAAAAATATTTAGGAGGAAAATCAATGAAAAAAATAATTCACACTGAAAAAGCACCTGCTGCTTTAGGACCATATTCACAAGCTATTGAAGTAAATGGAACTCTTTATGTATCTGGACAAATTCCATTTGTTCCAGAAACAATGACTTTAGTTTCTGACTGTGTAAAAGCTCAGACTAAACAATCTCTAGAAAATATAAAAGCTATTCTTGAAGCTGCTGGATATACTTTTAAAGATGTAGTAAGAGCTGGAGTTTTCATAAAAGATATGAACGATTTCGCAGCTGTAAATGAAGTTTATGCTGAATATCTAGGAGATGTAAAACCTGCAAGAGCATGTGTTGAAGTTGCTAGACTTCCAAAAGATGTAAAAGTTGAAATAGAAGTTATTGCTGTAAAATAGTAATACATGAAAATGGGGAGAGGTTCAATAGTTGGATTTCCTCCATTTTTTTATGCTAAAAAATCTTAGGTTTTTTAGTAGAATAAAATATATAAATATGATAAAATTGAGGAGATGGAATAAAGGGGGAGATTTTTAATGCTAAGAGAGCTTTTAAGTAGTGAATTTATTATTTTAGCTTGTTTATGTTTTATAGGAGCATTTATTGATTCAGTAGCAGGAGGGGGAGGATTAATAACACTGCCAGCTTATTTAGCATCAGGATTGCCACCTCATATTGCTTTAGGAACAAATAAATTGTCGAGTTTTTTTTCTGGTGTAGGAAGTAGCATAAATTATGCAAGATCAGGCAAAATAAATTGGAAGCTTATGAAAAAATTGGCTCCTTTTTCTTTAGCAGGAGCATTTATTGGTGTAAAAATTATAATAGGAACAAAACCTCAATACATTAATTATATAGTCTTTATAGCTTTGGTAATAGTACTCTTTTATACAATGGCTAATAAAAAAATGGGTCATGAGAGTACATTTACAGGATTGACTAAATCAAATATTACAAAAGGAATGATAATGGCCTTTGTGATAGGATTCTATAATGGATTTCTTGGACCTGGAACAGGATCGTTTTTAGTATTTTTTCTGATGAAAATATTTGGATATGATTTTGTGGAGGCCAATGGTGATTCTAAAATTTTAAATTTAGTTGGAAATTTAACGAGTCTTCTGGTTTTTGGAATCAGTGGAAAAGTATATTTTCTTTATGGAATACCTATTTCCATAGTAATGATTTTAGGAGCTCAGTGTGGCTCAAGATGTGCTATAAATAAAGGAAGTAAATTTATAAAACCTGTATTTCTTACTGTAACTACAGTAACTGTTTTAAAAATGTTGAAAGATATGCTTTAAACTTCCAAAGACATTGACAAAGAGGTCAAAATAGATTAAAATTTAATAAAGGAATAAAGCTATGTGAATGGAGAAGCTTAGAGTAATTTTCTTATAGAAGTATGAGAGGATTATTTTGAGCTTTTTTTAATAAAAATTCAGGAGGTAAATTCTATGAAAAAAATGATTAACAAGCCAGAGGACATTGTAGAGGAAATGGTTAGTGGAATGCTTAAAGCTTATCCAGAATATCTGGAAAGAGTAAAAGATTTACCAGTGATAGTGAGAAAAAATAAAAAAGTTGGAAAAGTAGCTTTAGTCAGTGGAGGAGGAAGTGGACATGAACCTTCACATGCAGGATTTGTTGGTTGTGGAATGCTTGATGGAGCAGTTGCAGGAGAAGTGTTTACATCACCTAGTGCTGATAAAGTTTATGAAGCAATAAAAGCTGTAAATAATGGGGCTGGAGTTCTTTTGATAATAAAGAATTACAGTGGAGATGTAATGAATTTTGAAATGGCAGCAGAAATGGCTGCTATGGAAGGAATAGAAGTAAAAAAAATAGTAGTAGATGATGATATCGCTGTAGAAAATAGTACATATACTGTTGGAAGAAGAGGTATAGCTGGAACAGTTTTAGTGCATAAAATGGTTGGAGCAGCAGCAGAAAAAGGATATTCTTTGGAAGAACTAGAAGTTTTAGGAAATAAAGTTATTACTAGAACAAAAACACTAGGAATGGCATTGGAACCATGTATGGTGCCAACTACTGGAAAATTGAGTTTTGAATTGGCAGATGATGAAGTAGAAATAGGACTTGGAATTCATGGAGAACCTGGAACACATAGAGAAAAAATTCAACCAGCAAATGTACATGTAGATTATATTTTAGAAAAAATATTTAAAGAATCTGATTTAAAAGAAAATGATGAAGTCATTTTATTGGTAAATGGTTTGGGAGAAACTACATTAATGGAGCTTTTTATAATTAATAATAGAGTAGCTCAAGTTTTAGAAGAAAAAATATAAAAGTAATTGATACAATTGTTGGAAATTATATGACTTCTTTGGATATGGGTGGATTTTCAATAACTTTGACAAAACTAGATGATGAAATGAAAGAACTTATAAAAGCTAAAGCAGATACTCCAGCATTTAAAAGATTTTAGGAGATGAAAATATGGAATTATTAAAAATAATAGAAAAAATAAGTGAAGAGATAATAAAAAATAAAGATTATCTTACAGAATTAGATAGAGAAATAGGAGATGGAGATCATGGTGTAAATCTTGCAAGAGGTTTTGAAAAAGTGGAAGAGGAAATTCCAAATATGCAGGGTATGAAGCCTTTTGAAGTTTTAAATAAAATGGCAATGATATTAATATCCAATGTAGGAGGAGCATCAGGGGCTCTTTATGGAACTGCTCTAATGAAAGGGGCAGCTTATTTAAAAACTAAAGATACAATAAATTCACAAGTAATGGCTGATACATGGAATGAAATGATAAAGGGAATAGAAATGAGAGGGAAAGCTGTATTGGGAGAAAAAACTATGCTGGACACTCAAATCCCTGCATATGAAGCTTTTAAACTGAAAGCTGATGCTGGAGCTGGAATAAAAGAATGTTTTGAATTTGCAGAATTAAAAGGAAAAGCTGGAATGGAATCAACAAAAAACATAGCAGCTACAAAAGGAAGAGCAAGTTACCTTGGAGAAAGGAGCATAGGACATCTTGATCCAGGTTCTGTTTCATCTTACTTAATTATAAAAACTATAAATGACGAATTGAAAGGATAGTGATTATTATGGTAGGGATAGTGATTGTATCACATAGTAAGAAACTTGCTCATGAAATAATTGAACTGTGTAATGAAATGAAAAAATATGATTTTCCTGTTATAAATGGAAGTGGAACAACAGGAAACCATTTAGGCTCAGATCCCA
Above is a window of Fusobacterium varium DNA encoding:
- a CDS encoding selenium-dependent molybdenum hydroxylase system protein, YqeB family, producing MIMEKVNDIIVVRGGGDIASGAIQKLYRSGFKVIVLETEKPSAIRRKVAFCEAIYENSIEIEGIRAEYAANEEEVKNCWEKDIVPVMIDSRGKIIEKFKPVAVVDGILAKKNFGTKRDMAPITIALGPGFSAPEDVDIVIETMRGHNLGRLITEGTASANTGIPGIIAGIGKERVIYSEFNGYIKNIEKIGSVVEKGDIIAVVGENYIYSPISGVLRGIIRDGYKVSEGLKIADVDPRIEEKENCFTISDKARNIGGAVLEAVLYLKKIKGV
- a CDS encoding xanthine dehydrogenase accessory protein XdhC, with product MEDKILSEIYKKISQGKKAALVMVTEAVGSTPRKSGAMMGVFEDEIIGTIGGGNIEYKVIQNAREFMKTGESREFSYNLTTDDELRMNCGGSMKGFIKIFIPSPKLLICGAGHIGQKLFNIGKNLEFDIKIIDDREELKKDVPELTLGSFDEILKNEEITDNTYIVIATRGHVLDEKVLELVKNRGAKYIGIIGSKRKITNLKENLEKILKSEIIYTHL
- the yabJ_2 gene encoding Enamine/imine deaminase; this encodes MKKIIHTEKAPAALGPYSQAIEVNGTLYVSGQIPFVPETMTLVSDCVKAQTKQSLENIKAILEAAGYTFKDVVRAGVFIKDMNDFAAVNEVYAEYLGDVKPARACVEVARLPKDVKVEIEVIAVK
- the yfcA_1 gene encoding Sulfite exporter TauE/SafE, encoding MLRELLSSEFIILACLCFIGAFIDSVAGGGGLITLPAYLASGLPPHIALGTNKLSSFFSGVGSSINYARSGKINWKLMKKLAPFSLAGAFIGVKIIIGTKPQYINYIVFIALVIVLFYTMANKKMGHESTFTGLTKSNITKGMIMAFVIGFYNGFLGPGTGSFLVFFLMKIFGYDFVEANGDSKILNLVGNLTSLLVFGISGKVYFLYGIPISIVMILGAQCGSRCAINKGSKFIKPVFLTVTTVTVLKMLKDML
- the dhaK_1 gene encoding PTS-dependent dihydroxyacetone kinase, dihydroxyacetone-binding subunit dhaK, which translates into the protein MKKMINKPEDIVEEMVSGMLKAYPEYLERVKDLPVIVRKNKKVGKVALVSGGGSGHEPSHAGFVGCGMLDGAVAGEVFTSPSADKVYEAIKAVNNGAGVLLIIKNYSGDVMNFEMAAEMAAMEGIEVKKIVVDDDIAVENSTYTVGRRGIAGTVLVHKMVGAAAEKGYSLEELEVLGNKVITRTKTLGMALEPCMVPTTGKLSFELADDEVEIGLGIHGEPGTHREKIQPANVHVDYILEKIFKESDLKENDEVILLVNGLGETTLMELFIINNRVAQVLEEKI
- a CDS encoding dihydroxyacetone kinase; the encoded protein is MTSLDMGGFSITLTKLDDEMKELIKAKADTPAFKRF
- the dhaL_1 gene encoding PTS-dependent dihydroxyacetone kinase, ADP-binding subunit dhaL, with protein sequence MELLKIIEKISEEIIKNKDYLTELDREIGDGDHGVNLARGFEKVEEEIPNMQGMKPFEVLNKMAMILISNVGGASGALYGTALMKGAAYLKTKDTINSQVMADTWNEMIKGIEMRGKAVLGEKTMLDTQIPAYEAFKLKADAGAGIKECFEFAELKGKAGMESTKNIAATKGRASYLGERSIGHLDPGSVSSYLIIKTINDELKG